The following are from one region of the Vitis riparia cultivar Riparia Gloire de Montpellier isolate 1030 chromosome 14, EGFV_Vit.rip_1.0, whole genome shotgun sequence genome:
- the LOC117930922 gene encoding uncharacterized protein LOC117930922 produces the protein MESNRKRRGFMKGKLAMPFYRVAKPSSTVQYSSKVKPSQTSPLAPSVGFVVDQEYVIPQPKQKVAFIIPAENGRDSLFGTYGAGGDEGVDAKAANYISVVQERFKLDRVNSKKS, from the coding sequence ATGGAGTCGAACCGCAAGCGCAGAGGGTTCATGAAGGGGAAGCTGGCGATGCCCTTCTACCGGGTAGCCAAGCCTTCCTCGACCGTCCAGTATAGCAGCAAGGTTAAGCCTAGCCAGACTTCTCCTTTGGCTCCTTCCGTGGGGTTCGTGGTCGACCAAGAATATGTGATTCCCCAGCCAAAGCAGAAGGTTGCCTTTATCATACCAGCAGAGAATGGCCGTGACTCTCTGTTCGGCACCTATGGTGCAGGCGGCGATGAAGGTGTGGATGCCAAGGCTGCAAACTACATCTCCGTGGTTCAAGAACGTTTCAAGCTTGATCGAGTAAACTCAAAGAAGTCCTAA